The following proteins come from a genomic window of Lampris incognitus isolate fLamInc1 unplaced genomic scaffold, fLamInc1.hap2 scaffold_485, whole genome shotgun sequence:
- the LOC130133768 gene encoding tRNA-dihydrouridine(16/17) synthase [NAD(P)(+)]-like, which yields MKKTACQKRALDISDRTADVLSKNKQKKKARNPNKNFCLEQKPKYIKCEQCGNPKGNKCVFNLCRGCCKKKAYKEVADCLSHGLKFKTKAEKQKEEEQEII from the exons ATGAAGAAGACAGCGTGTCAGAAGAGAGCACTAGACATTTCTGACAGGACAGCTGATGTGCTCTccaaaaacaagcaaaaaaaaaaagcccgcaACCCCAACAAGAACTTCTGCCTTGAGCAGAAAC CTAAATACATCAAGTGTGAACAGTGTGGAAACCCAAAG GGAAACAAATGTGTCTTCAACCTGTGCCGAGGGTGCTGCAAAAAGAAAGCCTACAAGGAGGTGGCAGACTGTCTAA GCCATGGACTGAAGTTTAAAACCAAAGCGGAAAAGCAAAAAGAAGAGGAACAGGAAATTATTTGA